In one Apostichopus japonicus isolate 1M-3 chromosome 18, ASM3797524v1, whole genome shotgun sequence genomic region, the following are encoded:
- the LOC139958957 gene encoding glutathione S-transferase LANCL1-like isoform X2, with amino-acid sequence MSSGRRWKGDISRHDKLNGVLTTRINDVVEKLLKALEDALRSSPEIAEDTSVYTGITGISLLYLHLYEVYKKEDYLKRAKELIHQSLKKLRGRKSTFLLGDGGQLAIAAVVYDKLGQKKKSREYVTRLKSMKESILEDIPNELMNGRTGYLYALMFIRSYLGVEEISDDIPDETAALVLELGRKFATKKGISSPLMYEWHSKLYLGACHGLSGILTLLLQCPLKSVQTHMKDLIQPSVDYVQSLQFPSRNYPSSIGNDVDRLVHWCHGAPGIIHMLILAYKEFKEEKYLDSARRCSDVIWKYGLLKKGYGLCHGPAGNAYAFLALYQATNDQKQLYRACKFAEWCLDFGTHGCSVPSRPHSLFEGSAGTIYFLVDLLHPSKAKFPCLYI; translated from the exons atgtcTTCTGGAAGAAGATGGAAAGGTGACATCAGTAGACATGATAAA CTGAATGGTGTTCTTACAACAAGAATCAATGATGTGGTTGAGAAGTTACTAAAGGCTTTAGAAGATGCTCTACGAAGCTCACCAGAAATTGCCGAAGATACGTCAGTTTATACTGGCATAACAG gAATCTCACTTCTGTACTTGCACTTGTATGAAGTCTATAAGAAGGAAGATTACTTGAAAAGAGCCAAGGAACTCATTCATCAGTCTTTGAAGAAACTAAGAGGCAGGAAAAGTACCTTTCTATTAGGTGACGGAGGTCAGTTGGCAATAGCTGCCGTGGTTTATGATAAACTGGGTCAGAAGAAGAAATCAAGAGAATATGTGACAAG GCTCAAATCAATGAAAGAGTCTATCTTAGAGGACATACCAAATGAGCTGATGAATGGAAGAACTGGATATCTATATGCTCTGATGTTTATCAGATCTTACCTTGGTGTGGAAGAGATATCAGATGATATACCCGATGAG ACTGCTGCACTGGTCCTTGAGCTAGGTCGGAAGTTTGCCACCAAGAAGGGAATCTCTTCGCCACTGATGTATGAATGGCACAGTAAGCTATATCTAGGAGCCTGTCACGGTCTATCTGGGATACTGACTTTGCTCTTACAG TGTCCATTGAAATCTGTTCAGACCCACATGAAAGATCTGATACAACCTAGTGTGGACTACGTACAGAGCCTTCAGTTCCCATCGAGAAATTACCCATCATCCATCGGTAATGATGTCGACCGTCTTGTCCATTGGTGCCATGGTGCTCCAGGAATCATACACATGCTTATTCTTGCCTACAAG GAGTTTAAAGAAGAGAAATACTTGGACTCCGCCAGGAGATGCAGCGACGTCATTTGGAAGTACGGTCTCTTGAAGAAAGGATACGGTCTTTGCCACGGACCGGCAGGCAATGCGTATGCATTCCTGGCGCTGTACCAAGCCACAAACGATCAGAAACAACTTTACCGGGCTTGCAAG TTTGCTGAATGGTGTTTGGACTTTGGTACACATGGCTGCTCGGTACCGTCAAGACCACATTCATTGTTTGAAG GTTCTGCAGGCACCATTTACTTTTTGGTCGACTTACTTCACCCCTCGAAAGCTAAGTTTCCTTGCTTGTATATTTAA
- the LOC139958957 gene encoding glutathione S-transferase LANCL1-like isoform X1, giving the protein MKKQRTSHDPFMEERSFQNRFPDYTDEKEEEECLLEEDGKLNGVLTTRINDVVEKLLKALEDALRSSPEIAEDTSVYTGITGISLLYLHLYEVYKKEDYLKRAKELIHQSLKKLRGRKSTFLLGDGGQLAIAAVVYDKLGQKKKSREYVTRLKSMKESILEDIPNELMNGRTGYLYALMFIRSYLGVEEISDDIPDETAALVLELGRKFATKKGISSPLMYEWHSKLYLGACHGLSGILTLLLQCPLKSVQTHMKDLIQPSVDYVQSLQFPSRNYPSSIGNDVDRLVHWCHGAPGIIHMLILAYKEFKEEKYLDSARRCSDVIWKYGLLKKGYGLCHGPAGNAYAFLALYQATNDQKQLYRACKFAEWCLDFGTHGCSVPSRPHSLFEGSAGTIYFLVDLLHPSKAKFPCLYI; this is encoded by the exons ATGAAGAAACAGAGGACATCGCATGATCCATTCATGGAAGAGAGATCATTTCAAAATAGGTTTCCTGATTATACTGatgagaaagaagaagaagaatgtcTTCTGGAAGAAGATGGAAAG CTGAATGGTGTTCTTACAACAAGAATCAATGATGTGGTTGAGAAGTTACTAAAGGCTTTAGAAGATGCTCTACGAAGCTCACCAGAAATTGCCGAAGATACGTCAGTTTATACTGGCATAACAG gAATCTCACTTCTGTACTTGCACTTGTATGAAGTCTATAAGAAGGAAGATTACTTGAAAAGAGCCAAGGAACTCATTCATCAGTCTTTGAAGAAACTAAGAGGCAGGAAAAGTACCTTTCTATTAGGTGACGGAGGTCAGTTGGCAATAGCTGCCGTGGTTTATGATAAACTGGGTCAGAAGAAGAAATCAAGAGAATATGTGACAAG GCTCAAATCAATGAAAGAGTCTATCTTAGAGGACATACCAAATGAGCTGATGAATGGAAGAACTGGATATCTATATGCTCTGATGTTTATCAGATCTTACCTTGGTGTGGAAGAGATATCAGATGATATACCCGATGAG ACTGCTGCACTGGTCCTTGAGCTAGGTCGGAAGTTTGCCACCAAGAAGGGAATCTCTTCGCCACTGATGTATGAATGGCACAGTAAGCTATATCTAGGAGCCTGTCACGGTCTATCTGGGATACTGACTTTGCTCTTACAG TGTCCATTGAAATCTGTTCAGACCCACATGAAAGATCTGATACAACCTAGTGTGGACTACGTACAGAGCCTTCAGTTCCCATCGAGAAATTACCCATCATCCATCGGTAATGATGTCGACCGTCTTGTCCATTGGTGCCATGGTGCTCCAGGAATCATACACATGCTTATTCTTGCCTACAAG GAGTTTAAAGAAGAGAAATACTTGGACTCCGCCAGGAGATGCAGCGACGTCATTTGGAAGTACGGTCTCTTGAAGAAAGGATACGGTCTTTGCCACGGACCGGCAGGCAATGCGTATGCATTCCTGGCGCTGTACCAAGCCACAAACGATCAGAAACAACTTTACCGGGCTTGCAAG TTTGCTGAATGGTGTTTGGACTTTGGTACACATGGCTGCTCGGTACCGTCAAGACCACATTCATTGTTTGAAG GTTCTGCAGGCACCATTTACTTTTTGGTCGACTTACTTCACCCCTCGAAAGCTAAGTTTCCTTGCTTGTATATTTAA